The genomic interval GGGGCTCAGGGCGACGACCACCCGGTTTCCCTCGGCGCTGGAGACAACCCTTTAGCCGCAGGCGTTCGACTCGGGGGTATGAGCGAGGTGGAGTACGAACCCGTGTCGGTCAAGGAGGTGCTGGCGGAGATGAAAGACACCGCCGAACTCCTCATCGACCTGTCGTACTCCGCCGTTCTCCTGGGGAGTGACGACATCGCCGAGGAAGTGCTCGAACTCGAACACCGGATGGACATCCTCCAGATGAAAGCTCGGATGAGCCTGCTGATGGCCGCGCGCAACCCCGAGGATGCCGAAGCGCTCGCGCCCGTCCTCGGCGTCGTCGGGGCCGCCGAGAAGATAAGCGACGCCGCGGGCGACATCGCGAAGGTCGTCCTGGAAGATATCGGCCTGCCCGAGGCGATGCGCGCGGCGCTCCCGGAGGCCGTGGAGACGTTGGTCCGTGCCCGCCTCACCGAATCGTCGCCGCTCGCGGGCCGCGACCTCGGCGACGTCTCGCTGGAGACGACCACGGGCGTCCGCGTCATCGCCATCCGCCGCGAGGGCGGGTGGCTGGTCGACCCCGGCTCCGAGACGCGACTGGAGGCGAACGACGTCCTCCTGCTCCGCGGCCCCGAGGAGGCCGTCGGCGACGTGTACACCGACGCGACGGACCGCGAGTTCGTCCCGGCCGACGCCCCGGAACCGGCCATCGACGACCTCGAACGCGCCGTCGACTCCATCGTCCTGATGAAGAACATGAGCGAACTCGCCGTCGACCTGGCGTACGGCGCGGTGCTGTTCGACAGCACCGACGTCGCCGAGGAGGTGCTGGAACTCGAAGCCGAGGTCGACGCCCTCCAGTCGCGCTTCGAGGCGTGGACGCTCCAGGCCGCCGCCCGCGTGGACGACCCCGTCTCGCTGCGCGGTCTCGTCCAGCTCGCCAGCGCGACCGAGGTCATCTCGGACGCCGCCCTGGAGATAAGCGAAGGCGTCCTGCGGGGCCTCGGCACCCACCCGGTGGTCGCAGAGGCCGTCCGCGCGAGCGAGGAGATGATCATCCGACTGACCGTCGCGCCGGGGAGCATACTCGACGGTGCGACCCTGCGCGACGAGATGGTCGGCACCGAGACGGGGATGCGCGTCATCGCCGTCCGTCGTGGCGACGAGGGGTCGACGACGCAGGGGCGGTTCGGCCGCGACCAGGGCGAGTGGGTCGTCTCGCCGCGTGCGAACACGCAGCTCCACGAGGGCGACATCGTCATCGCGAAGGGGACGCCCGAGGGAGCGGCCCGACTCGGCGAACTCGCGGGCGACACCAGCTAATCCGGAAGTCGAGTCGAATCGGAACCCGTCAGTCGAGTTCTCGTGCCCGCCTGGCGGCCGACCGGACGGTGAGGCCGAGCGTGACCAGCAGTGCGACGCCGCTGGCGAGGACGAACGCCAGCATCAGGAAGTACAGCGAGCCAGCGGAGTCGGGGGCCGGACCGAGCAGTTCGAACACCCGGACCGCGTACACCACCGCGGCGAACACGACGCCGACGCCGACGCCGATACGGGCGTTTCGTCGGACGTTCAGCGCCCTGACGAAGTTCGCGGTGCCGGGGCGTTCGGGGACAGTCTCGCCGGGCGTTCCGGGTGCGGGGTCGTCGGACTCGGCCACAGTCGTGGTTCGTGGGCGACCGCCAAAGCGTCTTCGTGACGGCGGTGCGTCCCGCCGAACGCTCCGTCTCCGACGGCGAACGGTCACGACTCCGACGGCGAACGGTCACGAGTCCGTCGAGAAAGCGGACGAACGTCCTGCGGAGAGGGGTTCCGAGACCGAACTGCATAAGAGCGTGTGCGTGCCGCCTAGAACCGATGACTACGCTCGGTACCGCGACCGCTGCTCCCGGGGAGTTCGCGACGGGGCACCTGCCCGTCGGGGAGGCCCGCGACGGCAGCGAAGTCGCCCTCCCTGTCGCGGTGCTCAACGGCGCTCGCGACGGGAAGACGCTCTACCTGCAGGCCGTCAGCGACGGCGACGAACTCAACGGCGTCGGCGTCCTCCAGACCCTCGTCCCGCAGCTCGACCCCGCCGAACTCGCCGGACAGATTCTCGTCGTCGGCATCGTCAACATCCACGCCTTCCACGTTGCCGAGCACCGCAACCCCATCGACGACACGAAGATGAACCGGGCGTACCCCGGCGACCCGAACGGCACCTCCAGCGAGCGCATCGCCGCCGCGACGTTCGAGGCGGGCCAGCGCGCCGACCTCATCCTCGACCTCCACCAGGGGTCGACCTCGCGCATGATAAACGAGACGCGGGTCCGCTGTGGCCCGCGCCACCGGATGCACGACGACTGCCTCGAACTCGCCCGCGTGTTCGACGCGGGCTACATCCTCGACCAGAAGGGACCGGACGGCCAACTCGCCCGCGCCGCCCCCGACGAAGGCATCCCGACCATCGACCCCGAACTCGGCGGCTGCGTCGGCTGGGACCAGCACTCCATCGACGTCGGCGTCCAGGGGGTGAAGAACGTCCTCGTCCACTACGGCTTCATCGACGGCGAGACTGACCCCGGCGAGCAGACCCGCGCCAGCGGCTTCGAGCAGTACGGCGCACCCGCGGGCGGCCTCGTCTCGTTCCGCAAGGACCTCGGCGAGCACGTCACCCGGGGCGAACCGCTGTTCGACGTGACCGACCCGTTCGGCGCGGTGAAGTCGACCGTCACCGCGGACTCCGACGGCATCTTCTGGCGCACGCGCCGCCTCCCGCAGGCGGCGACCGGCGAGTACGTCTGCTCGGTCGGGACGGACCTCGACACGGTCTGAATTCCCCGTTCTCGACCGCTGCCGCGCACCCCCTGATACGACCGAAACCCACACCTCACGCGCCCGCGGAGCGTCGTCCATGCTCCGCTGTCCCGCTTGCGGGTCCGAGTACGAGGACCGCTGGCGCTGCACCTGCACCCACCAGCTCGACTTCGCGAACCCGCCGCGACCCGCCCCGTACGCCCCCGACGCCCGGTCCGGGCTGTGGGCGTTCGCCCCCTTCCTTCCGGTGGAGAACCGGGTCTCGCTCGGCGAGGGGTACACGCCACTGACCGACGCGCCGCACTGGAACGCGCAGTTCAAACTGGAGTACGTCTTCCCGTCGGGCAGTTTCAAGGACCGCGGCGCGACGCTGACGCTCTCGCGGGCGCTCGACGTGGGTGCCGAGCGGGTCGTCGAGGACTCCTCGGGGAACGCCGGGGCGGCCATCGCCACCTACGCCGCGCGGGCGGGCCTCGACTGCGAGATATACGTCCCGGCGTCGGTGAAGGCCTCGAAACTCCGGGCCATCGAGCGCGCCGGGGCCGACGTGGTCCGCGTCGAGGGCTCCCGGCAGGCGGTCACCGACGCCTGCGTCGAGGCCGTCGAGTCGGGCGCTGGCTGGTACGCCAGCCACGCCTGGAACCCGGCGTTCTTCGCGGGGACGGCGACGTTCGCCTACGAACTCGCCCACCAGCGCGACTGGGAGGTTCCCGACGCCGTCGTCTGTCCCGTGGGTCACGGGACGCTCTTTCTCGGCGCGTACCGCGGCTTCCGAGCGCTCCGCGAGGCAGGGTGGACCGACTCGGTGCCCCGACTGCTCGGCGTGCAGGCGGCCGGGTACGACCCCATCGCCCGCGAGTTCGAGTCGAAAGGAAGGGGTTCGGGAGACGGTGACGTGGCGAGCGGTGACGGGACAGATAGTGGGGAGTCGAACGACATCGCAGACGGCATCCAGATTCTCGACCCCGCTCGCGGCGACCAGATTCGGGCGGCCATCGAGGCGACGGACGGCGACTGCATCA from Halomarina salina carries:
- a CDS encoding potassium channel family protein, whose translation is MSEVEYEPVSVKEVLAEMKDTAELLIDLSYSAVLLGSDDIAEEVLELEHRMDILQMKARMSLLMAARNPEDAEALAPVLGVVGAAEKISDAAGDIAKVVLEDIGLPEAMRAALPEAVETLVRARLTESSPLAGRDLGDVSLETTTGVRVIAIRREGGWLVDPGSETRLEANDVLLLRGPEEAVGDVYTDATDREFVPADAPEPAIDDLERAVDSIVLMKNMSELAVDLAYGAVLFDSTDVAEEVLELEAEVDALQSRFEAWTLQAAARVDDPVSLRGLVQLASATEVISDAALEISEGVLRGLGTHPVVAEAVRASEEMIIRLTVAPGSILDGATLRDEMVGTETGMRVIAVRRGDEGSTTQGRFGRDQGEWVVSPRANTQLHEGDIVIAKGTPEGAARLGELAGDTS
- a CDS encoding pyridoxal-phosphate dependent enzyme, with translation MLRCPACGSEYEDRWRCTCTHQLDFANPPRPAPYAPDARSGLWAFAPFLPVENRVSLGEGYTPLTDAPHWNAQFKLEYVFPSGSFKDRGATLTLSRALDVGAERVVEDSSGNAGAAIATYAARAGLDCEIYVPASVKASKLRAIERAGADVVRVEGSRQAVTDACVEAVESGAGWYASHAWNPAFFAGTATFAYELAHQRDWEVPDAVVCPVGHGTLFLGAYRGFRALREAGWTDSVPRLLGVQAAGYDPIAREFESKGRGSGDGDVASGDGTDSGESNDIADGIQILDPARGDQIRAAIEATDGDCISVDAAATERELDALHERGFYTEPTCAVAPAGLREYRERGVLDEASDVVIPLTGSGLKG
- a CDS encoding succinylglutamate desuccinylase/aspartoacylase family protein, producing the protein MTTLGTATAAPGEFATGHLPVGEARDGSEVALPVAVLNGARDGKTLYLQAVSDGDELNGVGVLQTLVPQLDPAELAGQILVVGIVNIHAFHVAEHRNPIDDTKMNRAYPGDPNGTSSERIAAATFEAGQRADLILDLHQGSTSRMINETRVRCGPRHRMHDDCLELARVFDAGYILDQKGPDGQLARAAPDEGIPTIDPELGGCVGWDQHSIDVGVQGVKNVLVHYGFIDGETDPGEQTRASGFEQYGAPAGGLVSFRKDLGEHVTRGEPLFDVTDPFGAVKSTVTADSDGIFWRTRRLPQAATGEYVCSVGTDLDTV
- a CDS encoding DUF7536 family protein yields the protein MAESDDPAPGTPGETVPERPGTANFVRALNVRRNARIGVGVGVVFAAVVYAVRVFELLGPAPDSAGSLYFLMLAFVLASGVALLVTLGLTVRSAARRARELD